Within Saccharomyces paradoxus chromosome X, complete sequence, the genomic segment CATATATGCGCAcagatatatatacatttttaGGAAAAAGagattaaaaaaatgaaaacagGAAAAACTAACTGAAAATGTTTGAACAATGTGTTGAAATGAGGGCGTCtaccttttctttaccaTTCTCTGTCCAAGAACCTAGAAAGTAAAGTCCAGCCGAACCATGATGTGTTTTCCAACGACGAAGATGCTGCGCTTGGTGAGCGGTTTGACGATTCTCCTGTATTGTCATCTGCAAACCGTGAAGGCGATGATGATTCTATATCGACGTCCGAAAATCTATCGAATTCGAAAGGTAACGAGTAGtagttgaaaatgaagtcACGCTGCGGGAAAAAAGATGGTATATCGTCGTATATTCTTTCATGACGACATGTTAATAATTGCCGGCGGGTTTTCTCGCGATAGCAGGTCCTCAGTATTGGATACAAGTCTCTTGATAACCGCTGCACGGCAATTCGCTGGGCACTCGTGAGTTTCTTTAACTTCGCAGAGGTATAAAGTTCCCTTTCCTTGAGGGAGGAAACGGGGAATCCATGATTGGTACTATCACTTAATTGGGGGGCATTCTGACGCAGCCCGTTAAATAAGTGGCTACCCAAACACCACTCATCGATTCTGTCAGAGTTAGTAGACGATTGGATGTTACGAAGAGCGGGGACTGGTTGTTCTGACGGTGGAGAGTTTTTACTACTGTCGCTAGATATCGACAGTATAGCAATCTCGTCAGAAGGAACTTCGAAGGCACTACTTGCAGACTCCAGCGTCTCATTGCGACTAATGGCAGTATTTGTGCATTCCGGCGATAGTTCTGGGTTATTGATGACCCGTACATCATTGAATGACTTTAATCTATGAAAATCCAGCTCAAATTCCTCTTCCGAGAGTTCCAAGACCTCAAATGGTGATTCTTCCTGGTGAACGCTGTTATTACTCCTGGGTCGAATGCGAGCCGACCTCGATCCACAATCAACCTGGTAGTTGTTCATAGACGCCATTAATTCCTGTACTACTTACTAAATCTCAGTATTTCAAGCCTGAATACAATCTTTGTCCCTAGCACCTACGCATAAGTACGCTAAAGATCTACCCTTCAAAGGATTTGTATTATCCGGGATTACGCTACAGCCGCACGTAAAGCATCCGTGTACGACGATGTTTGTTATAATGTGATAATTTTAATTGAATACTATAGTAATGAGATAATAAAATAGCGCCTGAGCGCCATCAGCATATCACTTTTCTCAGCAATATATTTGCAACCACGCTAGTGCGCATTTGGTTTCGTTCTTGATCTTCCTGCCTCTAGAGCTTTTACTTCGCCTGGTGAAAACATTTGCTACCCGGCTCTTCGATAAAGAATAACTTAAGAACATCATATGTAATACATAGTTAGTTTTACTGGTTCATGATGGAGATGAGTAGATATGTACTGTAGCTAAGTGCGTTGGAAAGCttagaatattttttctatgaTACTACTAGGAGCACAGTACAGTGCACCAGATGGTGTGGAAAAGAGCTTTGCACCAATACGCGATGACCCTCGATACATGACCACGGAGGGAAGGACAACGGGCCCCAGTGATCATGTACTGAATGCTGGCCAAATTGATAGAGATAAACCTTCAGAGCCGGAACACACAGAGGATGGCTCACAACTGACATACTTAGGCCAGCTGCGCACGCAGCTGACGGGGCTGCAGGACGATATAAATGAGTTTTTGACTGGAAGAATGGAATTggcaaagaataaaaagaaagcaggCGCTGAGGAGAAGCGGATCCAGGAAGAGATTAATCAGTTATTAGATGGAGGCGATGGAGATGAGGATGCTGATTAGGCAATGATATATAGCACTAGAtaatgtatatataaactTAGAGGAGAGCCTAATGATAGAGTGACGAATAAAATGTCGtcaaaaatgataaatattGAACTAGGAAGAGTTGgcatggaaaaaaaaataaacatacGATGGGGATACAGTTAAGAAGAATTGATCGACTCCTAAAGATGCGAAGAACACCAATTTTCAGTTTGGAATCATCCTGCCGGTTTGTTGTTGGTATTAGCTGTGTTAGGACTCGTTAAAATGGCAATCAAACCAAGGACGAAGGGCAAAACATACTCATCAAGATCGGTGGGGTCGCAGTGGTTCAACAGACTTGGTTTCAAGCAGAACAAGTACGGattttgcaaatttttgTCGATAATAACAGCCTTTATttgtattctttattttttctccaatCGGTTCTATCCAATTTCTCGTTCCACGAGTGTATCATATTCTCCATCTCACGGGCTGTATATTAATGAAATTCCTGCCTCCAGCCGGTTGATTTACCCACATGTAGAACATGTACCTGTGTTAAAGCAAATGACCATTAGGGGACTTTATATTACGAGGCTGGAAATGGATGGCAGTAAAAGATTAGTTCTGAAATCTGAAGAGACTGCTTTGAcggatgaagaaaaaaaaaagactaCTGATCAAATCCTATTGGTGAAGCACTCGTTCTTGGACCACGGTAAGTTAGTATATCGTAAGAGTAATGATGCACCTGAAGTAGTTGTAGTAACGCTAATAGACTTTGAAAACTATGATTTAGAAACGATTATccaaattgttcaaaataGGGTTGATTACGCTCAAAAGCACCAATATGGTGTCTACATCCGTTGGATACAGGAATTCTTGCCTGTTATAGAAAACCAGAATCTGGCTGAAAGTTACGAGTTCATTAAACCATTGATGATAAGAGCCGCCATGCATGCCTTCCCAACTGCCAAGTATATTCATTTCGTTGATCAAGATGCCCTATTGATGAATCTTGATCTTTCTTTACAAAAGTACCTGTTAGATCCGAAGATTATGGATTTGGCTTTACTGAAGAACGTTCCTGTTGTGGCCAATTCGAACATCAAGACATACAATCACTTTGAATACAACTCTGCAAAGATCATCATTCCGCATGATGTGAATGGTAATATAGATACGTCTTCCTTTGTTGTTGCCAATGACTTTTACGGTCAAGCTCTGATAGACTATTTGAATGATCCGTTGCTGAGAAATTTTCCATGGGATAATACCGGTGATAAACTGAGTGCTGCTATCGGTCATATTTTACAGTGGCATCCTACATTACTGGGTAAGACGGCGATCGTCATACCAAAAGTTTTGGCAAGTCAATACGATGCATCTTTGGATCAAGAAGGTGAGTCTGGAAACGGTGCTTCTGGTGGCGATGTTTACCACTATAATGAAGGTGACTTAGCTGCTTCCTTTAAGGGATGTAGATCTAGAGGTACGTGTGCTAGTGAGATAGGTCACATGTAcaagaaaatcaagaaatctTGAATGGCTAATCTTCCAACCTAGTCTTTACTGGGAACatgtatttatataaacaaagatataatcaaaaaataaaaaaaaaaaataaaagcaaatatAATGTAAGCCCCATTTAGAACAAAAGGCATTGTATTGATGATTTTCCTTATTTATATTGACGCGTCTTCGCGCGtcagtttcaattttttcttggctttttttccacCTTCGTAAAGGGTCTCAAAAggaataaaaaatctacAATATTAGAAATTAAGAACAATTAAGAAGGTCAAGCTGCTATTTTGGTTCCTCTATTCTCCCGACAGGACACGCGAACAATTATGGAGATATTCAAGgacgaagaagaggaaactCTTTCGACATTAGAAGCCATTATTCATGCCTGTGAGACGTATGACCCTATACCCCGTCATTTACATAAAACTAAAACAAGGATCATCAATGCTGCTAAATTAATTATAGAAACACATCTTTCATATAATACCATACTCGATAATATTTCTGATATGCAATCCTATCTTTCCACCTGGCTTAAGGACCTTGGAATGTCAGATTCATACCAAACGGTTCTTTTAGAAAGTATTTCCCTCATGTTTGACCTCACTATATCTAGCTTCAGAAAATGTACAATCGGCAGGAGTTTCCCACATTTGATTACACGCCTTTATTTCAGATTGAAGAGCTACCAAAAGTTCTGGCACGATGCAGTatcaaacaattttttttcaaacttcGATTATGCTTTCAGGGCTGCATACAACCTTGTAAATTGTTCTGAATACAGGTACGATGAGGTTCATTATATATCGAACGATGCTTACTCGTTAGTTGCATCGGTGAAGATAAATCCTGCGGATGTCATTAAAAGAGGACATTTTAGGCTTTcaattccaaaattttacaTATCTGATTTACTAATTGAGATTTTTCATCTGCTCGATGGATTGGCATTTTTTAGGGTGAACTCTGATACTTTATCTACGTCAACCGCTTCAGCGGAAACTATTTTTCGCAGTATTTCCCAAGGCAATCATCAAATCCTGGAACTGGGAAGAAGTTTAATGTTTCCATTATTAAGGACTGGagactttgaaatttgcaATATTGACGATGCAGGAGCTGTTATAACGTTCACGGAAGCGAAAGATGTAAAACTAGAAATAGCCAGTCTCGATGAAACTTCATGGGTGACGCAGTGGAAGTCAtgtcttcaaaatcataaGAGAAAGTCAGCAAGTAGCAGTTTGTTCATCAAAACTCATATTGAATTTAAAAACGCTAATAATTTAAATGAACATAACAATGGGCTAGGACTAAttgtagaaaaaaatattccGACAGTGCATTCTATGCTAGTTTCTACAAACCATCAAAGTCCCCCACCTTCAAATACTAGTTGTTCGTTACGTAGGTCGAAACCGTTACGAATCCCTTTATCATCTGTTGTTCAAGAAGAGTTTCATGATAATTCCCTAAATGAGTATGTATCAGAGGAGGAGGATGATAGCAGTTATGGATCCTTTAGTGGTGCCGAGAGTATCATATCAGAGTACGGTTTTCATGATAGTACATTTGATATCAATCAGTCATCctcttatttttcaaaacaaataGACCATAACTCGATGGAGATGATAATAACAGACGAAAATACGATAATATTTGTGGAGAATACACAGGTAAGTCGATGGTCAAATAACTCGTGGCAGAAAATCTCACCGCATCAATTGCAGATCTGTATTATTCGATTACGCGTGGGAAATTTCATTATGGCTTATGAACCTGGTTATAAAAACCATTGTCGGTTCAAAATTCGTTTGTGTGACGATATAAAATGTATGCAATCCACAGAGCAAGATATACAACTACGTGTCCCACCCAACGCAATAATGTGCAGCTTAACCGGTGTTTTAAATATTAGGTCAAAGGACGCTGACAAGCTGCTTCCAGTATTGAACTTCTATACTACTGATCACACGGAAGCTATATCTCACTCAAGCACTATAGATACTATTACAAGTCCTCTTTCGTCTGTTTCGTCGACAATGGATCTCAAGCACATATTACTGAAATGTCCCTCTATAATAATACCCCAAGAGTTGACGCAGGGCGTCATCGATTGAACATCTGACCGGATCAGTAATATTCGTTGAAAATATATGTTGTTTATTTACAGAACTTTCGAATATATgcttgtatatatattaataaaaaagtaGTTATCAGGTAAAAGTTAAACCAACTATATCATTGCTTAAAGGCCGCAATCGCGGCAATATgaacttttcttctgatATCCCTTTTGTCCACATCGTGAGTATCTTCAACCTCTCCCCACTTCTCAACTTGGAAAATAGTTTCCAAGGTAGCAGCACGGATAATATCGTCCATATCAGTTTTCAGGATGGCAGATAAGTCAGCAgggttttttttattttccagTAGTAGCACGCCGCAAATGAAGGATTTTGTAGTCAATACGGTTTTCTCAAGAATTGCAAGATCCCACGGGGATAAGCTGCTCATATACTTTGTTGCTGCATTCTTAACAATATCTGATTGCTGATTGCCTCGTAACCCATGAATATCAGCATCTAAAATTTGTAGACGAATATTAGACTCGGAAGAAAAGCTGGATAAAAACTCTTCCATTCCTTTGATCAGGGGCAAGTATAATTCATTTTGCGCATTGCGTAACCTTCCTTCATATTCATTCATGGGAGAGAAAACCAGCAACGTATCAGTATCTAGATATCTTAAtaattgattttttatAACATCACTGTTACCTCCAATTTTTGCGACTAATTGAGGGTCACAGCCAGGTTCATTTGTCGTTTGTAAATCGATGCATCTTGCCACTAATGAAGTCAATGGCAAAGAGTGGGTTTTAATGGAAAGACTAGATAGGGATGACCATTCCAGTTTTAATAGGTATGCTAAGAGAGACCTTGAATTATCAATTATTATTCCATTTCCTAGAGGAGTTTTTATAGTCCTGCCATCTAATTGTAAAGCAATCTTTCCCTTTTCAAGGTTCCTATTTAATGATACCTTTTCCCAAAATTTCTGTGACGTTTTGCTCAACCTATTTGTCTCCGTAAGAGAATTATTCTCAATTGTATTGTCTATCCCCAATGGCTGAGCACTTAATGAATAGAATCGGGGCAATGTCAATCTTATAGGGTTAACAATAGAACATCCTTGTTTTAATGATGCCAACATTCTGTATTCCCGTCTATAGTATTCTCCTTACCTTCGAGTGTTTTGTTCTTATTTAATCTTTTCCCCTagcttcattttttttcttttctctgAAGGAAATGATGAGTTTAAAGAAATAGCAATCAAAAAGTAACAGTAAAGAGAGAAACCTTTAAAGTAGCAAGATAGAAGGGCTACCTCCGGAACTCgcaaagaaattgaaccACTAGTACATACCTTTAAACATGTCTCAGATAGCACAAGAAATGACAGTGAGCTTAAGGAACGCCAGAACACAATTGGATATGGTCAACCAGCAGCTAGCATATTTGGATAGACAAGAAAAGCTTGCTGAATTGACAAAGAAAGAACTAGAGTCTTATCCAACAGATAAAGTATGGAGATCTTGTGGTAAATCGTTCATCTTGCAAGAGAAGTCCAAATATGTCAGTGATTTATCGCATGACGAAACGGTTCTCCTGGatcaaaggaaaacattaaaaataaaaaagaactatCTAGAAACTACTGTTGAAAAGACAATAGACAATCTAAAGgcattgatgaaaaattaaaataaaGCGGCAGGAACTCCCTCCTTTCTCAGCCGGAAAACCTACTACGGGAACAGGTTTTTTTACTAGTAtaatgtatatataaaagcTTAGAgtttatataaatgtaATAAAAGATTAGCACTGCTGTtgcaaaaatatcaagttGTAGCAAAGACATTGCTTAAACGGCGCTATAACCGCCTCTTTGAGTAGTACTTCTACCCAAGATTCTCGTAACCACCTCTCTGCAGAATTCAGGTAAGGAAGTGAAAAATAGAGTACAACGTTGAATAAACTCGGCACGGAAGTCTTGAAAAGAGCCTCCTCTggtattcaaaaatgataCAACCATCAGGTATATCAATGTAAACAATAAAGCGTATAGAAATAACCAAGTGAACCACGAAGCCCCGCCTGACTTCTTAGCTGGCTTTTTCCCCTCGTTGTCACCATCCTTACCGTTATCACCGTCgccctttttcttgtcgTCGTCTTTACTCTTCAAGCAACCAGATGGACCTTTAAGGGACAATTGGATGCTTTTGTCGGCCCATGTATGACTAGTCAGCTCGTCTTGTTTCATATTGTCATTACACTGGAATTCCAGTTTTGCGTCAAAAGAATTTGACCCCCACTTAGCGCCTTTTAGTGTCAGTATGAGTGCACTCTCAACTTCCTCGACATTGAAAGCAATGTTTTTGTCAAAATCTATAATCTGAGTGGTGATAGCATCTTTGCCAGGCAAGGCGACCTCTGTTAGACCACATAGcatatcattttttttacagcCTTCTGGAGGTTCTGCAGAATGCTCCTCGCAAACGTTTATCCACCACCTTTCAATAGTTGTGCTTGGCGGAGTATCCCTTTCCGCAGAAGTTAGTGAGCTAAATTTTCCCACTTgatactttttcaatacatCATGCTTCTCGCAAGACAAGGCCTGCACCGCTGTAATTACGCTGACGAAACTGCATATCCAAGTCTTCGATACCATCTTGTAAACTTTCCTTGCCGTTATCTATCGTATCGGTGCACACCTCAGATATGAATCTACAGCACAGCTAATATGCTACTAACCTCTTGAAAACCCGTCCCTTacgaaaaaagaagaagctatAAAAAGGACTGCACCTTCATTGTTTGCACCTGGACATTCACCCAAACATGTTCtcagctttttttttaactgAAACTTTTTTGATAGTTTCTGGGTAGATGATCTTTTCATGCCGCGAAATGAAAGTAGGCGTGGCAGCGAGAAGGTCTTTCTCTCTTCCTGTGATATTCTCCTTCTAGCGATGCGCATCCTCTGCCCTGAGGTCTGGCCCAAGCTTCTTTCTATTCCAAGCAGAATACCAAGTGTTCAGCCTATGCCGGTGgctaatttttcattcagaCTTTGCTGAATTTTGGTTCTCACAAACTCAGAGAGAATTGGTGGATGATGGGTAACTGTGAGCGGTAGAGTGTAGGTTTGATCGTATTTGTaaaattcatcaacatCTTTATGCAGAGGTGTAGTAATGTAGGTAGCGCTTAGTAGTTATTggttattattgtttatagagaaatttctttttagtgCAGATTGTACTCTTTCCTTGCATTAGTTTTGTCTTATTGACTTTTTGTCTTGGTGAATTAAAAGATTAACGAAACAAACAAATTTAAAATGGCAAGATACGGTGCTACTTCGACCAACCCAGCTAAATCTGCATCAGCTCGTGGTTCTTATTTGCGTGTTTCTTTCAAGAACACCAGAGAAACTGCTCAAGCCATTAACGGTTGGGAATTGACTAAGGCTCAAAAATACTTGGACCAGGTTTTGGACCACCAAAGAGCCATCCCATTTAGAAGATTCAACTCCTCTATCGGTAGAACTGCCCAAGGTAAGGAATTCGGTGTCACCAAGGCTAGATGGCCAGCTAAATCTGTTAAGTTCGTTCAAGGTTTGCTGCAAAACGCTGCTGCCAATGCTGAAGTATGTTTGGAATGATATTGTGAAAATtaagatattgaaaaaataatgatgtGCCAATAACGTATTAGACTGAGTTTACACGTGTTACATCCTACATCTGCGTGAATTCAGGTGTGAAAAAGCTAAATTTCGCAGTTATGGAAAGAGAGAGAGAATAGAAAGGAAAGGGATATGCAAAGAAATTATGGATTTCCACTAAGAGTATAATAACACAGTGTCTTCTaatcttattttttcttacacTATGAATTTGCAATTTTTACTAACaagatattattattaattttttttttaacagGCTAAGGGTCTAGATGCTACCAAGTTGTACGTTTCTCACATCCAAGTTAACCAAGCTCcaaagcaaagaagaagaacttaCAGAGCCCACGGTAGAATCAACAAATACGAATCTTCTCCATCTCACATTGAATTAGTTGTCactgaaaaggaagaagctGTCTCCAAGGCTGCTGAAAAGAAGGTTGTCAGATTGACTTCTAGACAAAGAGGTAGAATTGCTGCCCAAAAACGTATCTCTGCTTAAACGctttttaattttgaaatcttttaaaatgaatatttgattttatatACTACTTTATACTAATTTATTTAGACCAATACACAGAatcaaaaatcaaactAAGAACAACGTAGCAAACAGCAAAAATAATCTTTGACAAAGGTTTCATgtgtaaaaaagaaaagaggaataaataaaaaataacacaattatagatatatacgtatatatcTACATGTACATAACATATCCAGTCGAATCTACAGAAATGGGATAAAAATCAGAGAGAAGCCAAGTCGAGTGACGCACCattaaagaaataaacccagaaaaaagaaaataaaaaaaaatatagagtaaaacaaaatagaaaGCATTactaatgaagaataattacaacaacaacaaaaaatggCCTCCATGTGTCATTTTTATGCCGACCAATACCTGTAAAACTGAGGTGCTTCAATGGAAATCGGTTTGACATCGTTCTCGTTAGATATATTTTGGCCATTATGGTTCTCACCTGTTTCAATATCAGGTTTGCTGAATGGGTTCTTTCCAATACTTAAAGTTTCAGGTTTCGATAACATACTTTTGAAGTGATTTATCTGCGACCTGATTTCATCCCTTTCCGCTACAGAACTATTGTTCATATTGCTGTCGGATATTGAATTCAAGCATTTGCTTAAAACGTTTACAATCTTGCTGGAATTTTGATTGAAGTTCAATCTCTGAATTAGTAAGTTTTCCTGTTGTTTTTCTAAGGTTTTCCTTTCCAACTCCATAAATTTTTCtagtttcttcaaatggttTAGTTTCGTGTCtaatttttccatttgaAGTCTTATTAGCTCATTAGTCAGAAAGTTCATTTGCCTCTCCTCATTATTAGCGAAAATATGACTCCTAAAACCTAATGATGAGATGGCAATTTCTGAACCCTCTTTAATATGTTCGACTGGTTGTTGATCAGAaatttcctctttttgTGAATTTACTGATTCTACGGACTGAATGGCTCTCTGGGTCATCGACTGTACAGTTTTTGGATTAACCAACCCTACCAAAAATGCTATTGTTGATA encodes:
- the RPL17B gene encoding 60S ribosomal protein uL22 (Ribosomal 60S subunit protein L17B~similar to YJL177W), with protein sequence MARYGATSTNPAKSASARGSYLRVSFKNTRETAQAINGWELTKAQKYLDQVLDHQRAIPFRRFNSSIGRTAQGKEFGVTKARWPAKSVKFVQGLLQNAAANAEAKGLDATKLYVSHIQVNQAPKQRRRTYRAHGRINKYESSPSHIELVVTEKEEAVSKAAEKKVVRLTSRQRGRIAAQKRISA
- the ATG36 gene encoding Atg36p (Pex3p interacting protein, required for pexophagy~similar to YJL185C); the protein is MASMNNYQVDCGSRSARIRPRSNNSVHQEESPFEVLELSEEEFELDFHRLKSFNDVRVINNPELSPECTNTAISRNETLESASSAFEVPSDEIAILSISSDSSKNSPPSEQPVPALRNIQSSTNSDRIDEWCLGSHLFNGLRQNAPQLSDSTNHGFPVSSLKERELYTSAKLKKLTSAQRIAVQRLSRDLYPILRTCYREKTRRQLLTCRHERIYDDIPSFFPQRDFIFNYYSLPFEFDRFSDVDIESSSPSRFADDNTGESSNRSPSAASSSLENTSWFGWTLLSRFLDREW
- the RBH1 gene encoding Rbh1p (similar to YJL181W), translated to MEIFKDEEEETLSTLEAIIHACETYDPIPRHLHKTKTRIINAAKLIIETHLSYNTILDNISDMQSYLSTWLKDLGMSDSYQTVLLESISLMFDLTISSFRKCTIGRSFPHLITRLYFRLKSYQKFWHDAVSNNFFSNFDYAFRAAYNLVNCSEYRYDEVHYISNDAYSLVASVKINPADVIKRGHFRLSIPKFYISDLLIEIFHLLDGLAFFRVNSDTLSTSTASAETIFRSISQGNHQILELGRSLMFPLLRTGDFEICNIDDAGAVITFTEAKDVKLEIASLDETSWVTQWKSCLQNHKRKSASSSLFIKTHIEFKNANNLNEHNNGLGLIVEKNIPTVHSMLVSTNHQSPPPSNTSCSLRRSKPLRIPLSSVVQEEFHDNSLNEYVSEEEDDSSYGSFSGAESIISEYGFHDSTFDINQSSSYFSKQIDHNSMEMIITDENTIIFVENTQVSRWSNNSWQKISPHQLQICIIRLRVGNFIMAYEPGYKNHCRFKIRLCDDIKCMQSTEQDIQLRVPPNAIMCSLTGVLNIRSKDADKLLPVLNFYTTDHTEAISHSSTIDTITSPLSSVSSTMDLKHILLKCPSIIIPQELTQGVID
- the ATG27 gene encoding Atg27p (Type I membrane protein involved in autophagy and the Cvt pathway~similar to YJL178C); its protein translation is MVSKTWICSFVSVITAVQALSCEKHDVLKKYQVGKFSSLTSAERDTPPSTTIERWWINVCEEHSAEPPEGCKKNDMLCGLTEVALPGKDAITTQIIDFDKNIAFNVEEVESALILTLKGAKWGSNSFDAKLEFQCNDNMKQDELTSHTWADKSIQLSLKGPSGCLKSKDDDKKKGDGDNGKDGDNEGKKPAKKSGGASWFTWLFLYALLFTLIYLMVVSFLNTRGGSFQDFRAEFIQRCTLFFTSLPEFCREVVTRILGRSTTQRGGYSAV
- the PFD1 gene encoding prefolding complex chaperone subunit (Subunit of heterohexameric prefoldin~similar to YJL179W), coding for MSQIAQEMTVSLRNARTQLDMVNQQLAYLDRQEKLAELTKKELESYPTDKVWRSCGKSFILQEKSKYVSDLSHDETVLLDQRKTLKIKKNYLETTVEKTIDNLKALMKN
- the ATP12 gene encoding ATP synthase complex assembly protein ATP12 (Assembly factor for the F1 sector of mitochondrial F1F0 ATP synthase~similar to YJL180C), translating into MLASLKQGCSIVNPIRLTLPRFYSLSAQPLGIDNTIENNSLTETNRLSKTSQKFWEKVSLNRNLEKGKIALQLDGRTIKTPLGNGIIIDNSRSLLAYLLKLEWSSLSSLSIKTHSLPLTSLVARCIDLQTTNEPGCDPQLVAKIGGNSDVIKNQLLRYLDTDTLLVFSPMNEYEGRLRNAQNELYLPLIKGMEEFLSSFSSESNIRLQILDADIHGLRGNQQSDIVKNAATKYMSSLSPWDLAILEKTVLTTKSFICGVLLLENKKNPADLSAILKTDMDDIIRAATLETIFQVEKWGEVEDTHDVDKRDIRRKVHIAAIAAFKQ
- the GON7 gene encoding chromatin DNA-binding EKC/KEOPS complex subunit GON7 (Component of the EKC/KEOPS protein complex~similar to YJL184W): MILLGAQYSAPDGVEKSFAPIRDDPRYMTTEGRTTGPSDHVLNAGQIDRDKPSEPEHTEDGSQLTYLGQLRTQLTGLQDDINEFLTGRMELAKNKKKAGAEEKRIQEEINQLLDGGDGDEDAD
- the MNN11 gene encoding alpha-1,6-mannosyltransferase (Subunit of a Golgi mannosyltransferase complex~similar to YJL183W) produces the protein MAIKPRTKGKTYSSRSVGSQWFNRLGFKQNKYGFCKFLSIITAFICILYFFSNRFYPISRSTSVSYSPSHGLYINEIPASSRLIYPHVEHVPVLKQMTIRGLYITRLEMDGSKRLVLKSEETALTDEEKKKTTDQILLVKHSFLDHGKLVYRKSNDAPEVVVVTLIDFENYDLETIIQIVQNRVDYAQKHQYGVYIRWIQEFLPVIENQNLAESYEFIKPLMIRAAMHAFPTAKYIHFVDQDALLMNLDLSLQKYLLDPKIMDLALLKNVPVVANSNIKTYNHFEYNSAKIIIPHDVNGNIDTSSFVVANDFYGQALIDYLNDPLLRNFPWDNTGDKLSAAIGHILQWHPTLLGKTAIVIPKVLASQYDASLDQEGESGNGASGGDVYHYNEGDLAASFKGCRSRGTCASEIGHMYKKIKKS